In Dioscorea cayenensis subsp. rotundata cultivar TDr96_F1 unplaced genomic scaffold, TDr96_F1_v2_PseudoChromosome.rev07_lg8_w22 25.fasta BLBR01001852.1, whole genome shotgun sequence, the DNA window ctctctctctctctctctctctctctctctctagaaacctcaaaaataaaaaggctGAGATAGAGCTCACTGAGCTGGCTTCTGCTCTCTCTATTCCTCCATCAAAGGTTGAAGCTTTTGGTCTCTTCTTGACCACTCTAGTTTGCTTAGTGTTTTTCGCCAAAACACAAGATCCTTCCGGAGCCATAAAGCATCTACTCACGCTGGTATCCTATCTCTTGGTTAAAGCTGAAACATTGAGCAACACCCCTTTCCTTAACTCGCTCCTAGACCTAATCATGCATGACTCTTCCCTTGTCCTGAGTTCATGGTTCAGGAGCTCAAAGGAGATTccttttgagttttattttggtaatcGGTTGGGGGATGTGGCTGATGAGAAGCTGGAGTTTAACAAGATGTTCAATGATGGTATGGCTAGTGATTTGGTGCTTGTTGGTGATATTGTCATGATGACTTGTAGGGGCGTGTTTAAGGAGTTGAAGTCATTGGTTGAAGTTAGTGGAGGGACTGGAACTATGGCAAGAACTATAGCTCATGTTTTCCCTGAGATTAAGTGCACTGTTCTTGATCGACCTCATGAGATTAATACTGTGAAGGAAGACATTTGTCTTGTTGAGTATGTTGGTGGTGATATGTTTGTCTCTGTTCCTCTTGCCAATGCCACTCTCTTGATGGATAATTTCTAATACCCCAACATATAGCATGTCAAAGCCATTCTTGCGGACCCCTAGAAGTTGCTTTAGTGTTGACTAGAGTCTTAGAAGTTGAAGGATTCTCTTTTTAAGAAAGTAATCCCCTGAGAActaatgttttcattatttgaagattttttttgggaaaaattattatctattattttattatggtaTTCTTgcttattgttattaattataaaattatctattgTCGAATaggtattttcatgtatttctgatttatggctttaatgagttatggaattAGTATTTATTCTTTggtaagttatttttaaaatggctACTACTTATTTTGAAACGTCAAGGCATCatatgtattaaaatatttggttgTAACCAGTTCATTATTTGTCTATTTGTTCTTATACGATGGCGTTATGATCATATTATGGTATGATGATGAGATCAAAGCTCTTGAGTTAATGTATAGTGGATGCTATTATGTTTTAAAGGGTGTAtgttaataattgaaaatattgagTCGATGTACAGGTTTGATGGGCATATATGTGTTTAGAGAAAATGTTAATGTGGGTGAATGTTAGAAGTGAATACATCAAGAGAAATGTTGCACTACAACCGTGAGGCAAGGTTGAGTCTTGAATTTCAAGTTTTAACTTACTATCTAGGGTGAAGATCATAGTATTTCCTTGGTGGTATCCTTACCAAAATTGTGAGGTTGGCACttgggaaataaattaaatgatttggtGGTTTAGAGTCAATATTTTAAGGTCTATTGGGCTGGATTATTACAGATTTGAGACTTTGACATTCTATGTTCATGCATGAAATTGCTAGGATGAATTTTTAAGTTATGATAATGAGTTGAATGGGAATTGGGGCCTAAATTCGGAGGTCATCATAGAAGCACAATTTCCagatgattaaaattgaaaagttgtaATGGTTTGTTTGATCTATCTACctgccaaatttcatatttattggatATGCATTCTGTAAGATATGATCAATTCTAGTTGACATCTCTTGGAGGTATTACTGTGTAGACATGCAGATTTAGAGGCGAATTCCGGATTTAATAAATGCAATCAAGCAAAGTGCTCAGTaaagaaaatattcattatCACCTTATTTTCCATCCtacaaaatttcaagtttattgGATTTGTAGATTATGAGTTATGACCCATTAAAAAGACTTGCACATGATGACGTCTATATGCAGAATCTTCAGATTTAGCATGATTTTCTCACTTCTAGAGACTAAATTTTGTGAATGATTTGACAAGGAaaatgataagtgtttgtgtgatatgaatgcgaagcattctttccttatgttgagcattacttttctcgggtttttacactaatatgtgtgtttttatgttactttcgtacagttagggttatgaggccgagtatgaaggaaagaaaccaatgtggatcataatgcaccgattttggaggaaatcttgctaaggttcaaatacGAAgtcataggtcgggtgtgagatgctagagtgtgtgccaacctcctcgtatttgagttagcataaccacttggaggggcacaagtcacactcaagcattccgacttatgcacatagaacaagatctctaccaacttgtccgtcattaaagaagcaaagcgatccacgacgtgaacgtgtgcccgtttgcgtcacttcgatgaaagtatggactcgggaagtattttaggccaggtattGTAGCAGAACATTGTaggaaaagtactgtagcagcactgttcacagccggccaagaaaacaggaattcagagaatccacacgggcgtgtggaaattatacacgcccgtgtggaaattccacatgggcgtgtgtaaaatccacagtcCCATGTGGTTGCccgatttcatcattcatttctcgatcttttccccaacttgagggagggtttcggctagggttttgagaggtattggctaaggttttggagaggttctacagctccgacatcgtcattcctgaggaagaaggttggtaggggagcttccgtcgaggcgtatcctatactggacaagggaatccttggacgacgattagaggactttccacaagaccatcgacacgactatcgagggggtttctctatggattcattgcttttacattctattttttttattgtacttagctccatggagagctaaacccctagtgggtacttgggtatttgtgaaccctaggatgtatttgtttcattgaatctctttattatgctttcaattaattgatgtttgttgtg includes these proteins:
- the LOC120257094 gene encoding probable O-methyltransferase 3, whose protein sequence is MHDSSLVLSSWFRSSKEIPFEFYFGNRLGDVADEKLEFNKMFNDGMASDLVLVGDIVMMTCRGVFKELKSLVEVSGGTGTMARTIAHVFPEIKCTVLDRPHEINTVKEDICLVEYVGGDMFVSVPLANATLLMDNF